Below is a genomic region from Methanobacterium sp..
AACATACACTGAGCCTATACAGTCTCTTTTCCCAAAAAAGATTCATTCTGCATTTATTTACACAATGAACATTGCTGAAGAACAAATAGAAGAATATGGGTATACTACACTATTCAATACCAATGAAAATTATCTCAGGTTGATATTCGGCGAGGCAGAATCACTCTTCAGCTATGATACATATCAGTTCAGGGACTATTCCAAGGTACTTGCGACCCGTTTTGATGAGAAGAGAAAGGCAAAAAGGCGAAAAGAAGTGTTTCCAGAAGACTGTAAGAAAGCTTTTGAGATGGGAGCTAGATTTGCAGGGGGTAATAATGAATAATTTTTATATTTAAATGGTTAGAGGTTAAATAAATGAAAATTACATGTATTAAAGGAAGTCCCAGGGTAAAAGGAAACAGTTCACTGCTTGCAGATTACTTTTTGAAAAATTTTGAAAATTCTGAAAACGAAATAAACACATTTAACCTTAATCAACTTAATTATAGGGGGTGTCAGGGGTGCAGAAAATGCCTTACTGATGCAGAAAAATGTATTATGAATGATGACCTTCAGGAAGTCCTTGAATCTGTTAGAGAATCAGATGTTTTAGTTTTAGCGTCGGGTGTTTATTATGGGGAACTTACTTCTCAGGCTAAAGGGTTTATTGATAGAACCTACTCTTTCAACGTCCCTGATTTTATAACTAATCCTAATTCCAGCCGGTTAGAACCTGGAAAGTGTCTGGTCATGGTACTGGCTCAGGGACATCCTGATGAAAATATGTTCAAGGATATTTTCATTAGATATGCCTATTTTTTTGAAAAGAAAGGATTCAGTAAAAATTATCTGATTCGAGCATGTGGCGTGCTGAATAAAGGGGATGTTGGCCGTAAAAAAGATGTTTTAAAGCAGGCTGATGATATTGCTGGGGAAATATTGAAAAAAGAAGGTAATTAATTTTTAACGCTCATGTCCCTGATCCTGTGCATGAGTTATACTTTTATGTTAAATTGTAGTTTTAATTGATTATATGGGATTTATCTTAAAAAAATACAATTTACTTAACCAGACACACGAAAATGAAGTGATATTATTTACACAACATTCGGGCAGGAGCGTTAAATTAAATAAAATTAAGCTTCGGCTTTTAATATATCCAGTTTGGCCTTAGCTTTTTTAAATGCTTTTAAAAATGAATCATCATCCTTTGTAGGGATAATTTCTAGTCCTAATTTTCGTTGCTCATCGATCCATTCTATAGAAAATACAGGGATATCGATTTTTATAGGCTCTTCTGTTGGGTTTACAACGATGATGTTCCTATATGGAAAATCGACTTCAACGATGTATCCTCCAACACTTATGATATGGAGAGGTCTTACTACGAATTTCATATTACTGTCCTCATGATCTAATTTTTCTGGATATTAACTTAATTTTTTTACAGGAAAGATGCAGCAATAGCTACTGCCCCTAATATGGAAGTAACAGCTACAACGGGGTAAAACTGTTTGAATGTGAATACTGGGGAGAATGCACTCATTGATGCA
It encodes:
- a CDS encoding flavodoxin family protein gives rise to the protein MKITCIKGSPRVKGNSSLLADYFLKNFENSENEINTFNLNQLNYRGCQGCRKCLTDAEKCIMNDDLQEVLESVRESDVLVLASGVYYGELTSQAKGFIDRTYSFNVPDFITNPNSSRLEPGKCLVMVLAQGHPDENMFKDIFIRYAYFFEKKGFSKNYLIRACGVLNKGDVGRKKDVLKQADDIAGEILKKEGN
- the ehbP gene encoding energy-converting hydrogenase B subunit EhbP, whose amino-acid sequence is MKFVVRPLHIISVGGYIVEVDFPYRNIIVVNPTEEPIKIDIPVFSIEWIDEQRKLGLEIIPTKDDDSFLKAFKKAKAKLDILKAEA